The window AGAAATcatcttttcattttattttctagtGTATTTTTGAAGGAATTTTGGGATCTACTTTGGAATATACTTCAAATCATTTGGATGACCTTATATATTGTCATATGTTGggttttgaaaaagaaatgttTTATAGTTTCTAAAACtaacattaacaaaaaaaatacaatttatctttacgtaaaatagtttaaaagtttatttgacaTTACAAATTACGGATTCGATTCTTACCTAAATCGTCTTAAATATTAGTGAAAATAATGAAAGTGGAGggcatatataaaaaaaaaaatcattaaaaaacaaaacaaaaaactttTTTATCCAATAAGttcttttcttaaaaaaaacacaagatcaaacaagctctaaaggAATAAAATAAAGGTGTATGATGCAATAATCACAATAACTCTTGCTTGATACTATATACCACCATTTTATTCCACATAAACAATCTGTTTTCAAAGAACACCCAaagaaagttataaatattattcaaaccctaaaaatttaacaaacaaaaaacaaattccaaatacaaattaaattgcATGCACCATTTCACTCATATATGTGCAATATTGTGAGTTAACTCGGCCTATACAAACCTGGTAATAAACAATAACATAAAAACTCTTTACCCATGTTATTATTTTCTATGATTTTTCCTTGTTTCAGGTAGTCCAATGAACAACTGTGTGTCCACTTCTTGCTCCTTCAATTCACCCGGAACAAGAGACGTCGAATCCAATGGATTTTGCACGACGTCGCTCTGTTTAGAAACACCCAAAATATCAACAAACAAACAGATATTAAAAGGAAGAACTTGAATTTAGTAATTTTCACCTTCTCCCTTAATTCagcattttcttcttctaactTTCTCTcctatacataataaataaaacaaacaaaaaaaaagtgagTCTCAACCTAAATTTGTAAGCATGCTATATATAGAACTTCTAACTCACAGATTCTTTCAGCTGCTCGATCTTCTCAATGAACAACCGATTCTAACATAGAACATTAAAAGGCGACGAATTTAGATTAAAACcctttgtattttatttttgtttaattaaattgtgTTAGAATATTAATTTACCTTTCTTGATCTaataaaagaaagagatttGTGTAACTGTTCTTCCAACTTTTGCAACTCATCCAATGAGCAAGGCTCCAATCCATCTCCCAAAAGCTTccttaaaagttaaaaatattaccAGGAATGAATTGAAATGTTCCTACAAATTAAACAAATCCATGCATGCATTAGAATGCACAAACCTTTTTGAGTTTTCAAGTTGTTCGATCTTCTTTTTCATGGATGCATCTTCTTCCTTGTTATTCTTCATATAAGTACATGATTTCTTAGCGAAATCTGGAAAATTAATCCCGACATTTGAATCAAGAGATGGTTGATAGAAGGACTTGCACAAACCTGTTTGTGGATGAGTCCACTGCGGCATGTGCTTCCTATTTCCTTGGCATTCTTTTCGTACCTCTCTATGGTTTCGGTTATGCTGAAAGATTCTCAAAGTGAACAAAATTGGTGAAATGTTACTTAAGTTTAGATGAGCATAATTTGAATTGATTACAGTTCTAAattctaatttgaattttataaaaaacaggaatttaatttcaattaaatacttaattttgaCCAAATGAAATCATGATATAATTAGGatgaaattaaaacttaaagattcatatacattttaataatttcattgaaattgataattgaaattatttattttacatcaaacagataatgaatttgaattgaaattgaacCTACAACTTCAATTCTAATTTCAGTaccataatcaaacataacctTTATTAGAGATTATGGAAAGTCTCTAATTACTACTTTTACTCATAATCCATATTTCCTAACTTGGAAATTTGAAATCAGTTGTTTTAGTTTTTCgtgttttggtttgattgtaAAGTTCTCCAATATCTCCGTTTGTTGACTATTGAAGATGACAGTGGATTATCAAGTAACATTCAAGGTAGTGGTAGCTGTGACGAACATGTGTTGATTTATCATTCGCGATCAAATGTTGAAAACTGTTTTTTAAGCATGGGGCGTGGCATTCATGACAATTACAAACAATGGTATTCGAGGATACTCCATTCTTTAACAGATGACTCCACATTGGTTGTTACGTCCACTAATGATGAATGTTGATGATAAAATGAGCCATTTAGAAGAATGTATCAAAAGAGGGGTGAAATGACAGAATAGAGTGATGTCATTCTAAATTTCAGTTATCTCATACAGTTCTTCAATGCTTCTGTATCGTGGTGTTCTCTCACTTGAGTTTGCTTCGGACAAACTTTGCATCGGTAAGGTAGGTGGACTAGACTCTTAAAGCTCATCTATCCTTGGATGCTCTAATTCACCTCCTCCTTCAAAGTAATAAGAGAGTTGGACTCGTCTTCTTGAATGTTTCAATCTCATGTATATTCTTCATCGAACTCCACATTGTGACATAAATTTTTTTCCGTTGTTTGAATTATAGAGTTTATATCATTTGAAACTTGAGTCGTAGCCTACGAACACGAGCTTCTTGCTTTTATCATCAAGTTTCGTTCTGTCCATTTGACACATGAGCATACACAATACTTCCAAAGACTCTAAGATTAAAGATCTCGGGGCTTTCTTCCACTCCATGCTTCTTGTGGTGTCTTTTTGTGCACACTTTTTGTTGGAGAGCGATTCATTAAATTCACTGCACAAGCCATAACTTCAATCCAAAACTCCTTAGGAATTTGTTTGCTCTTGAACATGCATGGAGCCTGGTTCAATATAATTCGATTCTTCCTCTCAGCTACTCCATTTTGTCAAAGAGGATCTTGGAGTTGTCAAGGGACGACGAATTCTATGGTCGTCACAATACTTATTGAACTCCTTTGATGTGAACTCTCCTCCACGATCAGATGTCATGTCCTTAATGGAAAGACCACATTCTTTATCTACAAGagctttaaagtttttgaaattcTCAAACACCTCTGACTTCTCCTTCAAAAAGTACGCCCACGTTTTTCTTGAATAATCATCTATAAAGAGGAGAAAGTATGTATTCTTATTGAAAGAACTCAGATTGATTGGTCCACACTAATGTGTGTACGAATTCAAGTGGTTTTGTAACTCTTGATGTTGACTCCTTTGAAAAACTCTTCTGGAACTACTTTCTAAGTAAGCATCTTTCACACAATTGGTCTGAATTGTGAATGGAAGGTAAGTCTCTCACCATCTTCTTATTCTCTAAAAGTTCAAGACTGTCAAAGTTGAGATTACCGAATCGTAGATGTCATAGTCATGATGGTTCGCTATAGCAAGTTTTGAGACACTTTTCTACATCATTTTGAATGTTTAGAAGAAACTATATATTCTTTCACATAGGTACCTTGGTAATCAAGTTATTTATATCATCccttatgtatatatatgttatgtTCATTCAAGTGGATGCCATAACCTTTTTCCAATAATTGTCCCAAACTAAGAATATTATTCTTCAGGTTAGGCATATTGTAGACATTTGAGATGAATTTATGATTTCCATTCTTCATGCGTATGAGGATTTTATATTCTCATTTACCGCTATATGTGACTCATCTCcaaatgaaatattttcatatattaattcatttagcTCCACGCTCTGATCTCCACATATGTGATTGCTTGCACTAGTGTCAATTTACAATATGTTTGTTTGACCTCTCTtcttgtattaatttttttcttctacaaGATTAACCCTTTCTTATATCTTGGTCGAGTATCTACactcaaatcaaatcaataatGACCAAACTTGTTGTAACTATAGCACTTGACATTAGATTTTCATACCTAGGCCATGAGTTGTCTCCTTTACGCCTTCTAATAGCTTGTGAATATCGACCTCGTTTTCCATTGTTGTTGTGATTACCTCTTCCTTTTCATTTCCCTTGTGCTCGTCCACGACTCCGTCCTTTTTGGCTTCCATGAAcattatcttcttttatatttaattttagtaatGGCTCTATGAcctctttttgttttttcatcATAGGCTTGTAGAGAGCCCATGTGTTTCTCAATAGTCATAGTATTCAAATCATTATTCTCTTCAAtattagtaataataaaattgaagcTTGGATTTAAAATACGAAAAGTTTTCTCAATGATTTTGACTTCaccattttttaattgattaactACAGTTAATGCTCCAGAGCAgtaatcaaaaattattttggattcctccataaataaaaattcaaacgTATCCTAAGAGTTTGAAGAAGAATCTTCTTAACTCGCTCGACTCCATTGTTCCaagttttaagagtttaaaatcTGAATTTGAGATTGACTTagtgtagtttcatcttgctCCTCGAAGTCTTTCTCGACAACGTCCCATGCATTTTGAGCTCATATTAACACATTCATCTTCATGCTCCAATTGTGGTAGTTTGTCTTGGTGAGCATCAGAATTTGAAAAAGGAATCCTCCATTTGCCATCTTTGAATAGGAACTTCTAACTCTAATACCACTTtcttataaattagatttaggGAGATAAGTTTTAAAGAGGGATTAATATTTAGAAGGAAACTCgttatattattttctctccattTACTTACATCCGTAATTATACTTTTAATCTTAGTTTTTAAACTCTTTTTAAGTTCCATATATATCTACTTTATAATATCTTAGAACTTTATGAAATTCTTTAGAGTGTTCTAGATATGATTTCTcgataatcttttaaaaactaaatattaagatatttgagTTGTGTAATATATTGATGAGCCTAAATTAGTACTAACACAAAgtatcaaaattcaaatcaagTTTATATTTCAACACGTGTAACCTAAGTTGTTGAAGTCATTGGTACCTCTTGTGGCTAAGGTTGACATCGTGATGAGACTCTCACCCTTAGtctctaattattattattttcaattgaaACAAAATTGCAAGTCTTAAACATCCTTATAATCATTCAAATGAAATGAGTTGTTTAACGTGGAATCAAGACTTTTTGAATGTTAGTTcaaaacactttatttttatattactaaACAATGATGTTATGTAACGATTTTTGAGCCCTAGACTTATGTTCAGATAGACAATGGTAGAATTATATTGTGTTTAACGCTCAATTACATtctttattaacaaaaatatgaaagacattttatttattgagaGAATAGATTGGAAGTTGATTTGTTAGACAGTCTAAGCAAGTTGTTGTACCGATTGATATCactatttgtttttcattttggtTACTTATGTGATGTTCTACATTGATAAATCAAAGGAAATATGGACTATTTATCAAATTGGGGATAATAGACTATACATACATCCATGGGTAAATTTTTGGTTTGGATTGTGGTGACCTATTATTGCCTAATGTATTTGTAGTATGTTCTCGAATTTGTGGAGTTACAAATGGCATCCTCTTGAATCATGCGGGAATAAATTATTATGTGGGTCATTTCTAGATTGTTAAATGGGGGAGAGACTAAGATTGTGAATGAAACGTGACGATGACGTCATGAAATCACAGAAAATATGGACTTTTATAAGAGTGAAGTAAATTCgagaaattatataaaatataaacattttataagagtagagttaatagataataaatattttcattggTACTTTTGGATTTAGGTTGTGATGGTCCATTTGTTGCCTAAAGTATTTGTAGTATGTTTCCTATAAGAGGACTTctctactatatatataattagacaAAAGCCTTCATCAACGGGAAGACACTCAATATACAAGGCTTCTTCCTATAGATCCTTATTACACTTTCCTTAATAATGATGCACAATTACACTCTTCTTTGTCATGAAGATTCATATACATCATGTTCTCGTGCACCCTAGTCTTTAGGGTACATGGGTTGAGGATTACACTAATGATGTTTTGGAGAAAACTCCACATGTTGAGGAGCCTGTGATTCACTTTGATTCCAAGTCTTTTATCTTTATTTCTCGAAACATGTTGTAAATCATGTTAAGAACCGAGATGAATACTTGATAAAGTATGCATCATAAATCACGATTATGCGGAACTCGTCACATTGTATAAACAAATCTTAAATGGGGGCGTGGATTAACAGACAAAAAGATCTTTAAGAACATTgagaaaaaaacatataaatataacttaataaaGGCAAGAGAGAAAAGCGCACAAACTTTTCAGTGTTATGAACTTGTTAAGAATAATGAGTCAATATTgtatagtatttatatattaaggtGCTTAGTATGTGTTAGGTATATATTAAGGTTTATATACATTAAGAGCCAcattagagtttagggtttcttATCTATATATAGTTGTCTCTAACTATTGGAGAGGTAGAactttttaaatctttttattcgTAACTTTGTATCAGAACCATAgaattagggttagggtttcttttttgttttttccatCCTCTCTAATTGTTATTGGGATTGTTCTTGTTGCACTAATTTGTCATGTCAAAAGGAGGTCAACCCAATTCCAAAGATAATGATGGCGTTACTAGTCTGGGATATCATTTCAACTCATCCCTCATTCTTAGCCCTGTGAAATTGGATGGGTCAAATTAACTTGCATGGTCGCAAGCTTGTTTACTTTCGGTTCAAGCTAATAAAATGCAGAAATTTATTAATGGAATATCTAAGAAACCCAAGGATAATGATCCAAAATTGAATGATTGGGTATCGGACAATTCCATGGTGAAAACATGGCTCTTTAATTCTATGGAACCAAATATTCAAAAGAGTTGTCTATTTCTTTGCACTGTTCAAGAAATTTGGAACTTGATATCTAAGACATATTcccattttgaaaattttttgaAGGTTTATGAGATTTGAAAGAGAGTTCGGGAAATAGTATAGGGTAACATGACACTAACAAAGTACTATTTTAAGTTGACAGGGTTATGGGCGGAGCTAGATCATTATCGCATCTTCACAGTAGAATGTACGATGGATTTAGAGGCTTATCAAATGATTATAGAAGAAGATCGTCTGATTGACTTACTAGTTGGCCTAGATATTTACTATGATCCCATTAAGGAAAAATTGATCGGGAAGTTTCACTCCATGATGTTTCGACTACCCATGCTTGTATTTTGGGGGAGGAGACTCAACAACATACTAGTTCCTCAATCAAAATAATCTGATCATTCCGCTCTTGTTGTTACCCCTGTTCATGCTACTGCCCCATCAATAGAACTTTCCTTTGTTGATAAGAGTCCATCTTTGTGTGATCACTATCAGAAGACATGGCATACTCGTGATAGACGCTTCTTCCTACATCCTCACCTTCGTGGCATTGGCTGTGGTCTTGGTGGCGGCCGAAGTCTTGACTCTGGGAGACATCGTCAACATAGTGCTCACCTATCAGAGGAGACACAAATTTCTAGTATGGATACTCATTCACGTGCAGTAGAGGCTTCGTTAACGGCTTCTAAGACGAGTGTTCTTCGCAGCTTACTAGCAAACTCTTCTATTCTTTCCACATCCTCTCATTTTTCCCATTTCGGTATGGCTTCCTCCTTAACATCCACATAGTATTCTTCTAACTCTTGGATCATCGATTCAGGAGCCTCTAACCATATGACAAACTCTTCTAGCTTGTTTAGCTCTTATTTGTCTTAACAGAATACTATTTGGGTTGTAAATGGATCCCTTATACCTATTCTAGGAAAATGGTCTATTCAATTTTCTTCCAAATTAGCTTTGAACTCTATCGTATATGTTCCATCATTcacttcaaattttttatttattaaatgtattaTAGAGTCTCTCAATTTTTTGGTAACATCATTCCCTTCTTACTGTGTTTTTTAGGACATAGTAACTGATCAGACGATTGGTGGGGGTAAAGTCTGCAATGACTTATATATCTTGGAGAATGTGCATATTTCTTCAACAATGGTCCACCAAGTATCAATTAGCTCCTCGTTAAAGTCTTTGCATTCATGGCATAGACGTTGTGGTCATCCCTCATTTGGTATATTAGAACATCTTTTTCCTACTTTAACTAGACAATGTAGTAGGTCTGACTTTATGTGTGAACCATGTGAACTTGCGAAACACAAACATTTTAGTTATCCTATTAATAATCAGGACTCCATTTTATGTTATTCATTCTGATGTTTGGGGCCCATCTCGGGTTACTGGTCGTTCCGGTTATAAATggtttgttacttttattgattgTCATACTCGCCTCACATGGATTTACTCACTTCGTCACAAAAATGAagtatttaaatgttttaaattattttatgctATGATTCATACACAATTCCAAATTGTTATACAGATCCTACGGACCGACAATGGTACAGAGTATACTGAAAGGGGGTTTGAGTCTTACTTATCCTCTCATAGCATTATGCATCTTACTACATGTGTCAAAACTTCTGAACAAAATGGGATAGCATAGAGAAAGAATTATCATCTCTTTTAAAGGTTGCTAAGTCTCTTATGTTTACTATGCATGTTCCTAGTTTTCTATGGGGAGATGCAATTTTGACTGCATCATGCTTAATTAACCGTCTTCCCTCTACTATTCTCAAATTCAAGACTCCAATATCATTTCTCCCACATACTTCAAAACATCCTCTCACACTTCGTGTATTTGGATGTGTCTACTTTGTTCATAATTATGCTCCATTGCGTGGAAAGTTAGATCCCCGAGCTTTAAAATGTGTCTTTATCGATTATTCTCCAACTCAGAAATGGTACAAATGTTATCATCCTCCCACTAAATGGATGTTTGTTAGTTTGATGTCACCTTTTAAGAGTCGACTCCTTATTACACCTCCAACTCATGGTTATCTCTTCATGGGAGAGtttagaaaaagaagaaataaacatGGAGCCTTCTTCAATTCCCATCTTTGTCACTTAAGGGAAACATAAAGAGTTAGACCCTCTTCCTTTTCCAAGATAGGAGGAGAAGGAAGCACCTTCTAATGGAGAATCAAGTTTGACACTCGGTAGACTTAATGGACTGAATTTGTTGACATACTCACGTAGACAACATGAAGATGATATATTTCCCCAACAATTGTCTGATCTGAAAGTTAGTCCCACAGTTTCTCCTTCCTCCTATACAAACGGTAATCATTCTCTTTCTAACCTTGATCTTTTCATAGCTTCTAGAAAATGTTATAGATAATGTACTCAACATCCAATTTTTAACTTTGTTTCTTATAATTCTTAATCTCCTTTCTATTGTGCCTTTGTTTCCACTTTGTCTTCTCTTTCTATTCATTAGTGTTGGCAGGATGCTATACTTGAACCAAAGCACAGAAGTATTATGGGTGAAGAGATGAATGCT is drawn from Impatiens glandulifera chromosome 3, dImpGla2.1, whole genome shotgun sequence and contains these coding sequences:
- the LOC124928556 gene encoding agamous-like MADS-box protein AGL19 — its product is MVRGKTQMKRIENETSRQVTFSKRRSGLLKKAFELSVLCDAEIALIVFSPKGRLYEYSSSSITETIERYEKNAKEIGSTCRSGLIHKQNNKEEDASMKKKIEQLENSKRKLLGDGLEPCSLDELQKLEEQLHKSLSFIRSRKNRLFIEKIEQLKESERKLEEENAELREKSDVVQNPLDSTSLVPGELKEQEVDTQLFIGLPETRKNHRK